A genome region from Anastrepha obliqua isolate idAnaObli1 chromosome 4, idAnaObli1_1.0, whole genome shotgun sequence includes the following:
- the LOC129244210 gene encoding uncharacterized protein LOC129244210 produces MGQKRANKGPSRYKLYQRSLAILGRIHKNETEGKAHPKDEADRARCQKVVDEYLVFQTARKTEAKKRNRSQDENKRATKKHKISDQGAVVPKLTKPFSEVARDHLQMALVDETSNRGKPVLEKWSEIEARLSRIIVDHVMANPEGQSLGFDSVEVVRGCRVIKCDDQYSLHFLTKAIGEIQNSWDGLRLKLIPASEIPRRPRARIWIPNMEFEANQLIPYLQAHNRAVPMADWSIIKAEAPQRHSVSFLLQITEESLEPLQKVENKLRFGIRKAQLKIFRSANPEEEQDEVDGTSELLTGMQLNDAEPAEANQ; encoded by the coding sequence ATGGGGCAAAAGCGCGCCAATAAAGGCCCATCAAGGTACAAGctctaccagaggtctctcgctatCCTTGGCAGGATTCATAAGAACGAGACCGAAGGTAAAGCTCATCCCAAAGATGAGGCTGACAGGGCAAGGTGTCAAAAGGTGGTGGACGAATATCTGGTATTCCAAACCGCCCGAAAGACAGAGGCCAAAAAACGTAACCGTTCGCAAGACGAAAACAAAAGGGCAACAAAGAAGCACAAGATCTCAGATCAGGGTGCGGTTGTCCCCAAACTTACGAAACCATTCAGTGAGGTGGCAAGGGACCATCTTCAAATGGCACTGGTGGACGAAACTTCCAACCGCGGCAAACCTGTGCTGGAAAAATGGTCGGAGATTGAGGCTCGGTTGTCTCGCATAATCGTCGACCATGTCATGGCGAACCCGGAGGGTCAATCGCTAGGTTTCGACTCGGTGGAAGTGGTTCGCGGTTGCCGGGTAATCAAATGCGATGACCAGTACTCATTGCATTTCCTGACAAAAGCGATTGGTGAAATCCAGAACAGCTGGGATGGCTTGAGGCTCAAGCTCATTCCAGCTAGCGAGATACCACGaaggccgagggctcgcatctggatACCAAACATGGAGTTTGAAGCCAATCAGTTAATTCCCTATCTCCAGGCTCACAACCGCGCAGTGCCGATGGCCGATTGgtcgatcatcaaagcggaggctccgcaaaggCACAGCGTGTCGTTCCTCCTTCAAATTACAGAAGAGAGCCTTGAACCactgcaaaaagtggaaaacaaactTCGGTTCGGCATACGGAAGGCccagctgaagatattccgttcAGCGAATCCGGAGGAGGAGCAGGATGAGGTTGACGGCACCAGCGAACTGCTGACTGGCATGCAGTTAAATGACGCCGAACCTGCGGAAGCAAACCAATAA